From Caldicellulosiruptor hydrothermalis 108, a single genomic window includes:
- a CDS encoding cobalamin B12-binding domain-containing protein has translation MEILNEISQLIQKGNAKLAPEKVKEALSSGISAETILNDALIQAMSVVGEKFKNNEIYVPEVLIAARAMKAALEVLKPILTETGVKPIGKVVIGTVKGDLHDIGKNLVAMMMTGAGLEVIDLGVDVAPEKFCEAVKTHNPQVVAMSALLTTTMPNMKTTIEKLQEQGLRDKVKVIVGGAPVTESFAKSIGADGYAPDAASAAELAKKFVQGVA, from the coding sequence ATGGAAATTTTGAACGAAATATCACAGCTCATTCAAAAAGGAAACGCAAAACTTGCACCTGAAAAGGTAAAAGAAGCTTTATCTTCCGGAATCTCTGCTGAGACAATCTTAAACGATGCACTTATCCAGGCAATGTCGGTTGTGGGTGAGAAGTTCAAAAACAATGAGATTTACGTGCCAGAGGTGTTGATTGCAGCACGTGCAATGAAAGCTGCGCTGGAAGTACTAAAACCAATCCTGACAGAGACAGGTGTAAAGCCAATCGGTAAGGTTGTGATTGGCACTGTAAAAGGCGATTTGCACGACATTGGCAAAAACCTGGTCGCTATGATGATGACAGGTGCAGGGCTGGAAGTAATCGACCTTGGGGTGGATGTTGCGCCCGAGAAGTTCTGTGAGGCTGTAAAAACCCACAACCCACAGGTTGTTGCAATGTCAGCACTGCTTACAACAACTATGCCAAACATGAAAACAACAATTGAAAAGCTACAAGAGCAAGGTTTGCGCGATAAGGTAAAGGTGATAGTTGGTGGTGCACCTGTGACAGAGAGCTTTGCAAAGAGCATCGGAGCTGACGGGTATGCACCTGATGCGGCATCTGCTGCAGAGCTTGCAAAAAAGTTTGTCCAGGGTGTTGCCTGA
- a CDS encoding alpha-L-rhamnosidase: MLDLEKLKNPDNFYRCAPFWSWNDNLKEEELLRQITEMHQKGYGGFFMHSRVGLVTEYLSEEWLNLIKKCIEHAKKLNMLAWLYDEDKWPSGFAGGAVAFKNPSYRHKFLVLLKEDHVEQDDEVLSSFVHGGVKYIVAKRTMKLGDKWFNGSCYVDLLSKEVTQEFINLTHERYKSYCQEYFGDAMPGIFTDEPTYLRVHYKDIPTLPWTEKLPERFLQKKGYDIKEHFEELFFNVGNYHKVRFDFFDIALEMFIENFTIPYAKWCEENGIMMTGHYMAEDTMRGQIEWIGAAMPHYEYMQLPGVDKLARHLEQVVTMKQVSSVAEQLDKKGVLCETFGTTGQHVSFLHRKWISDWQAVLGVTYINPHLSLYSMRGERKRDYPPNLFYQQPWWEDEKFFADYLARISYIAGLGKRDVDVLVLHPISSAWAEYSKFDDSVDKLDILLDKTVKDLIANKIDFHFGDEIILSKYAQVENGKIKVGSYSYKVVVLPPLTNLRKTTLKLLEDFVNTGGKVVALKDFLFSRFELCMIDGRKCEIPLKEKFISAADLNELVNILKEEVSNYIEVIDKKTGQNAKKIILQSRKLNDGNRIIFLANTDLQREAEITIKIPTDNNVFAADLVDFGVFKIPTIRREKGCAVIDATMYPASSLCLLVSDKELSQNTKNLISGVVFDNSFEYKTGSCEFDIALKNYNTLILDRIKYEVDGKVIFEDCYVSQVWHKHFYNLPEGTPFKATYYFEVEKVPSKLFVAIECAENLDRILVNGQPVKFERKTESFSPDQNFLDVNISKIDITSFVKEGKNEIVLSGRKSNNITAPGCHERVKDPKNHRPTEVEAIYLVGSFSLICVDETKFILTEPKKPCHFDITKDGYPFYVGSMSLKSSFEITKESSKRVYIKLNNVNASIAKVFVNGKKACTLFSQPFLADITEHVNEGKNELEIVLTNTLFNLIEANHKADVFEELYRRPQSFIDFENFTSRYMLLPFGLGSYSILTSDV; encoded by the coding sequence ATGCTTGATTTAGAAAAACTCAAAAACCCAGATAATTTTTACAGGTGCGCACCTTTCTGGAGCTGGAATGACAATTTAAAAGAGGAAGAGCTTTTGCGCCAGATAACTGAAATGCACCAAAAAGGTTATGGTGGTTTTTTCATGCACTCAAGGGTTGGGCTTGTGACAGAGTATCTTTCTGAAGAGTGGCTAAATCTCATCAAAAAATGTATAGAGCATGCAAAAAAGCTAAACATGCTTGCGTGGCTTTATGATGAAGACAAGTGGCCGTCTGGTTTTGCAGGCGGTGCTGTGGCTTTTAAAAATCCTTCATACAGGCACAAGTTTTTAGTACTTTTGAAAGAGGACCATGTAGAACAAGATGATGAGGTTTTATCAAGCTTTGTGCATGGAGGTGTAAAGTACATTGTTGCAAAGCGCACAATGAAGCTTGGCGACAAGTGGTTCAACGGAAGCTGTTATGTTGACCTTCTTTCAAAAGAGGTAACTCAGGAGTTCATAAACCTCACACATGAGAGATACAAAAGCTATTGCCAAGAGTATTTTGGCGATGCAATGCCGGGAATATTCACCGATGAGCCAACATATTTAAGAGTCCACTACAAAGATATCCCTACTTTGCCATGGACAGAAAAGCTGCCAGAAAGGTTTTTGCAGAAAAAAGGGTATGACATAAAAGAGCATTTTGAGGAGCTCTTCTTCAATGTGGGCAATTACCACAAGGTGAGGTTTGACTTTTTTGATATTGCGCTTGAAATGTTCATAGAAAACTTTACCATTCCTTATGCAAAGTGGTGCGAAGAAAATGGTATCATGATGACAGGACACTACATGGCAGAAGATACAATGCGTGGCCAGATTGAATGGATAGGCGCTGCAATGCCCCATTACGAGTATATGCAGCTTCCTGGAGTTGATAAGCTTGCAAGACATTTAGAGCAGGTAGTTACAATGAAACAGGTATCATCGGTTGCAGAGCAGCTTGACAAAAAAGGAGTACTGTGCGAAACCTTTGGAACAACAGGTCAGCATGTGAGTTTTCTTCACAGAAAATGGATATCAGACTGGCAGGCAGTGCTTGGCGTAACATATATAAACCCACATCTTAGCCTGTATTCCATGAGAGGTGAGAGAAAAAGAGACTATCCACCAAACCTTTTTTACCAGCAGCCATGGTGGGAAGATGAAAAGTTCTTTGCAGACTATCTTGCAAGAATTTCGTACATAGCAGGGCTTGGCAAAAGAGATGTTGATGTGCTTGTTCTCCACCCGATATCATCTGCCTGGGCAGAGTATTCTAAGTTTGATGACAGCGTGGACAAGCTGGATATTCTGCTTGATAAGACGGTAAAAGATCTCATAGCAAACAAGATTGACTTTCACTTTGGCGATGAGATAATCCTATCAAAGTATGCACAAGTTGAAAATGGCAAAATTAAAGTTGGTAGTTATAGCTACAAAGTAGTTGTCTTGCCGCCTCTTACAAATTTAAGGAAGACAACTCTTAAGCTTTTGGAAGACTTTGTAAATACCGGTGGCAAGGTAGTTGCATTGAAAGATTTTTTGTTCTCAAGATTTGAACTTTGCATGATAGACGGCAGAAAGTGTGAAATTCCTTTAAAAGAGAAATTTATAAGTGCTGCCGATTTGAATGAACTTGTGAACATCTTAAAAGAAGAAGTTTCAAACTACATTGAAGTGATTGATAAAAAGACAGGTCAAAACGCTAAAAAAATCATACTTCAGAGCAGAAAGCTAAATGATGGAAACAGAATAATATTTTTGGCAAACACAGACCTTCAAAGAGAAGCAGAAATCACAATAAAAATCCCTACCGACAACAACGTTTTCGCAGCAGACCTTGTAGATTTTGGTGTGTTCAAGATTCCAACAATAAGAAGGGAAAAAGGCTGTGCTGTGATTGATGCAACAATGTATCCTGCATCAAGCCTGTGTCTTTTGGTGTCTGACAAGGAGCTTTCGCAGAATACAAAAAATCTAATCTCAGGCGTTGTATTTGACAATAGTTTTGAATACAAAACAGGCAGCTGTGAGTTTGACATAGCGCTTAAAAACTACAATACACTAATACTTGACAGAATAAAATATGAAGTTGATGGAAAGGTAATTTTTGAAGATTGTTATGTTTCTCAGGTTTGGCACAAGCATTTTTATAATCTCCCGGAAGGAACACCTTTCAAAGCCACATACTATTTTGAGGTTGAAAAAGTGCCGTCAAAACTTTTTGTGGCAATAGAGTGTGCAGAGAATCTTGACAGAATCCTTGTGAACGGTCAGCCTGTCAAATTTGAAAGAAAAACCGAAAGTTTTTCACCCGACCAAAACTTTTTGGATGTGAACATTAGCAAGATTGATATCACCTCTTTTGTCAAAGAAGGCAAAAATGAAATAGTACTCAGTGGCAGAAAGTCAAACAATATTACAGCCCCAGGCTGCCATGAGAGGGTAAAAGACCCAAAAAACCACAGACCAACTGAGGTAGAAGCCATTTATCTTGTAGGAAGCTTTTCTCTGATTTGCGTTGATGAGACAAAGTTTATCTTAACCGAGCCCAAAAAGCCATGTCATTTTGATATAACAAAAGACGGGTATCCTTTTTATGTTGGCTCTATGAGCTTAAAAAGCTCTTTTGAGATTACAAAAGAAAGTTCAAAAAGAGTTTATATAAAGCTCAATAACGTAAACGCATCAATTGCCAAAGTGTTTGTAAACGGCAAGAAAGCATGCACTCTCTTTTCCCAGCCGTTTTTGGCTGACATAACAGAGCATGTAAATGAGGGCAAAAATGAGCTTGAGATAGTCCTGACAAACACACTTTTTAACCTCATAGAAGCAAACCACAAAGCAGACGTGTTTGAGGAGCTGTACAGACGTCCGCAGAGCTTTATTGATTTTGAAAACTTCACATCACGCTATATGCTCTTGCCATTTGGCCTTGGAAGTTATAGTATATTAACATCTGATGTTTAA
- a CDS encoding class II aldolase/adducin family protein, translating into MQDIRSIKSQICRIGRIMYERGYISGPDGNISVRVDQDKIITTPSGVSKGFLNEDMLVLIDMEGKILEKSNYKPSSEIKMHLKVYQEREDIGACVHAHSPYATTFAVLRKPLDKPILAESVFIFGGYIPVAPFATPSTVEVPQSIAPYVKDYDAVLLSNHGVLTYDKDLEMAFYKLEIVEFWAKILFLSSQIGTPQVLSPEEIQKVLDLRKGK; encoded by the coding sequence ATGCAGGATATAAGAAGCATCAAATCACAGATATGCAGGATTGGAAGAATCATGTACGAAAGAGGTTATATAAGCGGACCTGACGGAAATATCTCTGTAAGAGTCGACCAGGATAAGATCATCACAACACCGTCGGGTGTGTCGAAAGGTTTTTTGAATGAAGACATGCTGGTTTTAATTGACATGGAAGGTAAAATTCTTGAAAAGTCAAATTACAAGCCATCGTCTGAGATAAAGATGCACCTTAAAGTTTATCAAGAAAGAGAGGACATAGGTGCCTGTGTTCATGCACACTCACCTTATGCAACCACATTTGCAGTTTTAAGAAAGCCTCTTGACAAGCCAATTTTAGCAGAGTCAGTCTTCATCTTTGGCGGGTATATCCCTGTTGCGCCGTTTGCGACACCTTCAACAGTTGAGGTGCCCCAGTCAATCGCACCTTATGTAAAAGACTACGATGCTGTGCTTCTTTCAAACCATGGCGTTTTGACATACGACAAGGACTTGGAGATGGCATTTTACAAGCTTGAGATTGTTGAGTTTTGGGCAAAGATTTTATTTCTATCAAGCCAGATAGGCACACCGCAAGTTTTGAGCCCTGAGGAAATTCAAAAGGTTTTGGATTTGAGAAAAGGTAAGTGA